The Branchiostoma floridae strain S238N-H82 chromosome 10, Bfl_VNyyK, whole genome shotgun sequence genome has a segment encoding these proteins:
- the LOC118424511 gene encoding basic phospholipase A2 PA-11-like translates to MKVILAATFLLVGLGFAEKASRNVIQFGSMISHVTGRSALDYLEYGCYCGLGGSGTPIDPIDWCCKVHDACYEAVYGVGLAHVVTYSWTGVTGGYVTCNNDFGTVARDACECDREATYCFKRYPYPGRQPC, encoded by the exons ATGAAGGTCATTCTGGCAGCAACGTTTCTCTTAG TTGGGCTGGGTTTTGCTGAAAAGGCATCCCGGAACGTGATACAGTTCGGGTCCATGATCTCTCACGTCACCGGGCGGAGCGCGCTCGACTACCTGGAGTACGGCTGCTACTGCGGCTTGGGCGGCTCTGGCACACCGATAGACCCGATAGACTG GTGTTGTAAAGTACACGACGCCTGCTATGAGGCGGTGTACGGAGTGGGTCTGGCGCACGTGGTCACTTACTCATGGACTGGAGTGACTGGAGGATACGTCACGTGTA ACAACGACTTTGGGACCGTGGCCCGGGATGCGTGCGAGTGTGACCGCGAGGCGACCTACTGCTTCAAGAGGTACCCGTATCCTGGGAGGCAGCCTTGCTGA